TGCACGAGGTAGTGACCGACAATGCCGATAAACCCAGGGACCTGCTTTTCCTCGACGTCAACCCGGCCTTTGCCAGCTTCTTCGGCCTGCCCGCAAAAGACATCGTCGGGCGCAGTTTGCGCGAAATCTCGGAAAAGGTTGAGCCGTACTGGATCGACATCCTCGCCAAAACCGCCATGACCCGGGAGTCGATCCGTTTCGATAGCTTCGCGGGATTCGTGGACAAGCATTTCTCCGTCGTCGCCTTCAGCCCCCAGCCCCGGCAGGTCGCCGCCATATTCGAGGACACCACCAGACGCAAGGATGCCGAAAAGCATCTGCAGCACAGGACCTTCCATGACGCTCTGACCAACCTGCCAAACCGCGCCCTGTGCCTTGACCGCATCCAGCAGGGCATGGAGCGCAGCCAGGTGCGCGACGACTACCTTTTTGCCGTCGTGCAGATCGACATCGACCGCTTCAAGGACGTCAACGACAGCCTCGGGCATCTTGTCGGCGACCAGCTGCTTCAGGCCATCGGCCGTATCCTGCTCGATACCGTGTCCGCCGTGGACACGGTGGCGCGCCTGGGCGATGACGAGTTCGTGGTCCTGCTGGAGGAATTGCCCTCCAGGAAGGCGGGCACGGCCACCATAAAAAAAATCAAGTCCGCCCTGAACCGCACCCTGGACATCGAGAACCACCCCATCCACATCAGCGCATGTTTCGGAGCCATCTTCGGACCCAACGAATACACCTTGCCCGAGTACTTTCTGCAGGGAGCCAACATCGCCCTGCGCCACGCCCAGGAACAGGGTCTGGACCAGCTACGGTTTTACGCGCCGGAGATGCAGGACAAGGCGCTCAAAAAACTGGATACGGAAACCCGGCTGCGCAACGCTATCAGCGAAAACGAGTTCTTTCTGGCCCTGCAGCCGATCTTCTCGATCAATCAGAGCCCGACCTTGAGCGGCTTCGAAGCCCTGCTGCGCTGGAAACCCAGGGACAAGGACTGGGTTCCCCCCAGCGAGTTCATCCCCATTGCCGAACAGACCGGACTCATCCTGCCCATCGGACAGTGGGTACTGGAACAGTCCTGCATGGTGCTGCGCTCCTGGGCCGAAAAATATCCGGAGCACCCGCTTAGCGTGTCCGTCAACCTGTCCGCGCGGCAGTTCTCAGATCCCGACTTGGTGCAGAACCTGTTCAACTGCATCCGCCACAACCGCATCAACCCCTCGCAGCTCAAGCTTGAAATCACGGAAAGCGACGTCATGACCAACCCCGAGGCAACGATCCAGAAGCTTCGCATCATGAAGGAGCTCGGCATGGCCATCCTGGTCGATGATTTTGGCACGGGCTACTCATCCATGAGCTATCTGCAACGATTTCCCATCGACACGCTCAAGATCGACCGCAGCTTCGTGACCCATCTGGACAAGCACGCCAACCGCGTCATCGTGCGCACCATCATCAATCTGGCCCACAGCCTTGGGCTGTCCGTGGTCGCCGAAGGCATCGAGACCGAAGGGCAATATCTGGCGCTCAAGGAGATGGGCTGCGAATACGCCCAGGGCTATCATTTCTCCAGACCCATCCTGCTCGACCAGGTCGACGAGTTCATCTGTGGGCATTTCAATAAAACAGGGGCGCTCCCGTCATGAAACGGCAACGCCCCTGCTGATCGCACACTATCCCGGAATTATTGTTTCTATCCCTTGGCCAGAATGCTCTTGGCCGGGATGAGCCCCGTGGCTGCGGCGGATACGATGTTTCCGGCCACTCCCGGTCCGTCTCCGGCAACGTAAAGCCCCTCGATGGCCGTCTGCAGGTTCTCGTCGCATTCAACCTGCGTGGCGAAAAACTTGATCTCCGGCGCATACAGGAGCGTTTCGTCGTTGGCCACCCCAGGCACGACCTGGTTGAGCTTTTCGAGACCCTCCACCAGATTGGCCAGGATGCGCTCGGGCAGGGCCATGGCGATATCCCCGCAAACGACCTTCTTGAGCGTGGGCTCAATGTAGCTGTTGCGGATGCGGTTCCAGGTGGAACGACGGCCGCGCTTCAGGTCGCCGAAACGTTGCAGGATGGGCTTTCCGCCCCCGATGAGGGTTGCTAGACGGCCGATGGATTCGCCATAGGCCTGGTTGTCGGTGACGGGCTCGTTCAGGACCACCTTTGACAGAAAGGCAAAGTTGGTATTCTCGCTCTTCTTGTCCATGTAGGCGTGCCCGTTGACGCAGACGAAATCCTGGTAGTTTTCCTGGGCGATGAAACCGCCGTAGTTGGTGCAGAAGGTGCGGGTCAGGTCGTCGTACTTGGAGGTGCGGACGAAGAAAGTCGGGTCGTAGATGATGGAGCACAGATCCTGCATGATCTCGTTGTGCACTTCGACGCGCACGCCGACCTCGATGCCGCGCTGGGTCACGGCCAGGCCGTGGCGCTGCACGAGCTGACCGACCCACTCCGCGCCCACCCTGCCCGGAGCGAGAATGACGTTTTCCGCCAGATACTCGCCCTTGGCCGTGGTCACGCCGCGCACCCGGCCGCCCTCGACCAGGATGTCGACCACCTCTTCCTTGGTGCGCACGGTCACGCCCCTGGACTTGATGTAATCGACCATGCCGGTGATGTGGCCGGGCAGATTGTCGCTGCCGAGGTGCTTCTGCTTGATGACCAGAAGATCGATGCCGAACTTGCGGGCTTCCTTGCGGATGGAACGGGCCTCGTCGATATTGGTCGGATAGACCTTGCCGTCCATGTTGAAGCGGTTGAAGATGGCCTCGGTTTCATCGATGAGCGCAGTGGCCTTGCCCAGACTCATGAACTGGGTCAGATCGGTCTTGCCCAGCTTGGGTATGAAATTGAGCTTGCCGTCGGAAAAGAGCCCGGCTCCGCCCATGCCCGCCAGGATATTGCATGGCTTGCAGTGGATGCAGTCCTGCTCCTCGGTCATGGGACAGTTGCGGATCAGGGATTCCCGGCCCTTCTCGATCAAAAGCACATCGAGGCTCGCATGCTCGGCCAGATGGTAGGCCGCAAACAGACCGGCCGGACCGCCGCCGACAATGATCACGTCATGGACTTTCTTCTGCATCTCTATTTTCCTTCGATCTTCTTCTTGCGAGCGCCCATGCTGTGCCGCTTCTGGGCCGAGAGCTCGATCTTGCGCAAACGGATGTTCAGGGGAGTGATCTCGACCATCTCGTCGTCGCGGATGAAATTGAGCGCCATCTCGAGCGTCATGGGCAATACGGGAGTCAGGATGATGGCTTCATCCTTGCCCGAGGCGCGCATGTTGGTCAGCTTCTTTTCCTTGCAGGGGTTGATGTCGATGTCGTTGTCGCGATTGTGCTCGCCAACGATCATGCCTTCGTAGACCGCATCGCCGGGGCGCACGAACATCCTGCCGCGCGGCTCCAGGTTGAAAAGAGCGTACGGCACGGCCTGACCCTGACGGTCGCAGACCAGCGAACCGGAAAAACGGGTCGGAAAATCGCCCCGGTACTCGCCGTATCCGTCGAACAGGGAGTTCATGATGCCCGTGCCCTTGGTGTCGGTCAAAAATTCGTCCCGATAGCCGATGAGCGCACGTGACGGAACGGAAAATTCCATGCGCACGCGGCCACTGCCGTTGTTGACCAGATTGAGGAGCTTGCTGCGGCGGATGGACAGCTTCTCCGTGACCACGCCCATGAAGGCCTCATCGCAGTCGACGTAGACATGCTCCATGGGTTCCAGGACCTTGCCGCCGTCCTTCTTGTAGATGACTTCCGGCCGTCCGACACCCAGCTCGAACCCTTCACGGCGCATGGTCTCGATGATGATGGCCAGCTGGAATTCGCCACGGCCCTTGACGATCATGGAGTCCTTGTCCTCGCTCTCCTCGACCTGGATGGCCACGTTGGTCAGGGCCTCTTTTTCGAGACGATCCTTGATCTTGCGCGACTGCACGATCTTGCCCTCGCGTCCGGCAAAGGGCGAGGTGTTGATGGTGAAGCGCATGGAAACGGTGGGTTCGTCCACGTCGATGCGCTTCAGACGCACCGGGCTCTCCTTCAGGCAGATGGTGTCGCCGATGCTGACCTTGTTCAAACCAGCCATGACCACGATGTCACCCATCTCGACGGCAGTCTGATCCTTGAGCTGCATTCCTTCGTAGGCCTGGACCTTGGTCGGCCGGAAGGCGAGCTGATCTTTTTCGCCCATGCACAGAAGGTCGGCCTTTTCCTGCAGCAGGCCGGCCTTGATCTTGCCGATGACAAGACGGCCCAGATAATCCGAATACCCAAGATCCGAGACAAGCATCTGGAAAGGCGCCGCCGGATCGAAACGGGGGCCGGGAATATGCTCCACAATGAGGTCGAAGAGACAGCCGAGGTCCTTGCCGGGCTCATCGAGCACGGGCGAGGCCACGCCGTCGCGACCGATGGCGTAGAGCACCGGAAATTCAAGCTGGTCCTCATCGGCGCCAAGGTCGATGAACAGGTCGTAAACTTCGTCCAGAACTTCCTGCGGCCGGGCATCGGCGCGGTCGATCTTGTTGACCACGACCAGGATGGGCAGGCTCGCGTCCAGGGCTTTCTTGAGCACGAACCGGGTCTGGGGCAGCGGGCCTTCCGAGGAGTCCACCAGAAGCACCGCGCCGTCGACCATGGACAGGGCGCGTTCCACTTCCCCGCCAAAATCGGCATGGCCGGGAGTGTCGACGATATTGATCTTCACGCCTTTCCAGCGCACGGAGCAATTCTTGGCAGCGATGGTGATGCCGCGTTCACGCTCCAAGTCCATGGAATCCATGACGCGGTCGTCCACGGCCTGATTGTCCCGGAAAACTCCGGACTGTCGGAACATGACATCCACCAGAGTGGTCTTGCCATGGTCAACGTGTGCTATGATTGCGATATTTCTGATATTGTCATTCTTCTGCATGGTGGGCATATTTTCCTCGTAGAGCATAAAAAACGGCTTCCTTAACTGAAGCCGATGTGGAGCTGGTCGCACGGCGCACAACACACGGCGCACGACACTATTTTTCCATTACGCGCACCTTTCGGGCGACGTCAAGAAGGAAAGAAACGAAAAAAGCGGATCTTTTTTAAGGGCGCAAATCCGGACAGGCGGCCGTATGAAGGCAGGCGGCAAGAGAAGAGCCTGGAAGCCTACTTGAACATCCCGCAGCGCATGTTGCGGATGGCATCCTTGAACTGAATTTCGGCAGTGCAGGGCTTCATCAATTTCTGGACATAGCCAAGGCCAAAAGTGGGATGATCAATGACATCGCCGATCTGAAACGTGCGCTCCATGCTGTAGGAAAGAGGCTTTGCGCAGGGGGTGACCAGCTTTTCCCACTGTTCGAACAGGGCCTGGGCCTGCTTGGTGGAGGCCAGGGCCGCCTTCTTGGGACGCGGTGTGGCGGGCTTTTTGACCTTGGGCTCGGCAGTGGGAGACACGTAGGCGTGACGTGCGTTACAAACCTTGCACTCGACCTTGGCGATCTTCTCGCCGGACATGACGACCACATGATGGTCGGTCACGGTCTTGCATTTCTTGCATTGAGACTCGACGGAACTGCCTGCTTGTATTTGATTTTCTGTCATGATCGATCCTTTAAAGTAACGTTGCGGGAAAAAAAAGCCACAAGGGAAAGTCCTTGTGGCATGTTCTCTATTTAAGCACTCTACCCGCTTCCCGTGCGCGAGGCAATGGCCGAATTCGCCATTTTGTCATACACAGTCTTTTCCCGCCTTCGCACCGTTGACAGCGCCCGTCTCGCCGCGCATTGTGCCCACTTCTCAGGGCGGGGTGCAATTCCCCACCGGCGGTATCCCGTTTTTTGGCGGGGAGCCCGCGAGCGCTTCCGGGGGTCCGGAAGGTCAGCAGATCCGGTGAGAAGCCGGAGCCGACGGTGACAGTCCGGATGAAAGAGAAGACGGCCGCCGTTCACGGGCGTGAACGGATTTTTGCCGCGCCCTGATTCACGCTCAATTCCAAGGAGAACCAACGTGAATCAGTTTTCAGAGAATTTTGAAAACACCCCTCCCAGCGTCCGGGTCGAACGCGCCCTTGCGGCCTTGCAACAAGGCCGGGGGGTGCTGGTCACCGACAACGAGAACCGCGAAAACGAAGGCGACCTGATCTTCGCCGCCCAGTCCCTGACCGCAGCCCAGATGGCCATGCTCATCCGCGAATGCAGCGGCATTGTCTGCCTCTGCCTGCCCGAGGACAAGGTCCGCGCCCTGGAACTGGCGCCCATGGTCAGCAACAACTCCAGCCGCTATCAAACCGCGTTTACCGTCTCCATCGAAGCCGCCCAGGGAGTGACCACCGGCGTGTCCGCCGCCGACCGCGTGCGCACGGTACAGGCCGCCATCGCCGACGATGCCCGGCCCGCCGATCTGCATCGCCCGGGGCACATCTTCCCGCTGCGCGCCTGCCCGGGCGGAGTGCTGGAGCGCGAAGGCCACACCGAGGCCACCGTGGACCTCATGCGCCTGGCCGGACTCAAACCCTGCGGCGTGCTGTGCGAAGTCACCAACGAAGACGGCACCATGGCCCGCATGCCCGAAATCCAGGAGTTCGGCAGACGCCACGACCTTCCCGTGGTGACCATCGACGACATCAAGGAATACATCCTGGCGTCTGCGCAGGCCGCGAGCTAGAACCACGGCAAAAAGTCGTCATTCCCCCGAAGAAGTGCGCCCACGCTTTGATGCATTGAAATACGGTGTTATCGCCTGCCCAGGCCAGGCGCACGTCCGCGGAAATGTCTCCTGAAGGAGCTTCACGACTTTGTGCAGATTCCTGACCAGAATACCAGACGCGGCGCGTCCGACCGACGCGCCGCGCCTGCTTCGCACATCCGGGCTGGACTTTTGCCGCCCGCCTTTGTAGCCGCACGCTCATGACCCCTGCCATAAACGCCGCAAAAAAAGCCGGAATCACATTCGTCGTTCGTGAATATGACCATGACCCTTCGTGCACTTCCTATGGATTGGAAGCGGCCGAAAAACTCGGCGTCGACCCCGGACAGGTCTTCAAGACCCTGGTCGCGGATATGGGCGGAGAGCTGGTTGTGGCCGTAATTCCGGTGGAGAGCATGCTCGGGCTCAAGCATCTGGCCAAGGCCGCCGGGGCCAAGAAGGCGGCCATGGCCGACCGGACCCTCGTGGAGCGTACCACCGGCTACGTTCTCGGCGGGGTCAGCCCTCTTGGACAGAAAAAGCGGCTGCGCACCTTCATCGACGACTCGGCCCAGTCTCACCAGGCCATCATGGTCAGCGGAGGACGGCGCGGCCTGGACATCGAACTCGCTCCGGAAGACCTGGCCCGTATGACCGGCGCCCGCTTTGCTCCTCTGGCGCAATAGAGCCCGCCCCTGCACATGGTTCCGGACAAACACGATTTTGGAATCGGTCGCGAGGTTCGCTTTTTTGAGCGAGGCGCATTTCCTCTGACGGCAACTGTCATACAGTACTGCAAGCCTTGACTTATTTCCAGATCCAAGGCTTATAGTACGCGAGTCAGGGACTACGTAACGAGAGAACACGTCGAGGCGTCATGGCTCATATTCACGACAAAGCGACTCAAGGCAGCATCAGCCAGGCATCTGCCCAGCGCAAGGACATCCTGCTGCGCATCATTGTGCCCCTGGTTTTGGTCCTGATACTTGGAGCTGCGGGCCTGTTCGCGTTCAGACATGGCCTGCCATGGGTCACAGCCCTCTTTGCAGTGTTCTTCATAGCGGCCATCCTGCGGTTTGAAGAAATCGGCCTTACCCTTGCGCACTATCCCGCGCATTCGCAGACAAACGCCCGGGCCGAACAGATCGTGGGCAAGACGTTGCGGGAACTCCCCGATGAATACCACATTTTCCACAATCTGCATTTCGACGGCAACCGCCTGGATCATGCCGTCATCGGCCCCAACGGGCTGTTCCTGATCAGGACCCGAAGCCATGTCGGGAATGTCATGGCCGCGGGCGAAGCCCTGCGCCTCAACGGCTGGCCATTCCTGCTGGACATGCTGACCCAGTGCTGGAACCTGACCCAAAAACTGACCAGACACCTGGATCTGCAGTACGCCGGAGGAGTGCACCCCTGCCCGGTGCTTTGCTTCAGCCGGGCCAGCGTCGGCATTGCGGGACCGGTTCGAGGGACGCTGGTGGTCGAGGCAGGAAATCTGGTGCAGGCCATCCTGACCCACGAAGATGCCTTGCCCGCCGAAAAAATGCATGTATTGATCGACAAGCTGTCCGGGCTGGTGAGTTCCGACACCGGATCTCAACTCCACGGCGAGGATGTACCCCAGGCCAGCCATGCGCCGAAGGGCCCGGCCGAATCAAGTCGCCCCGTGTGCACCAAATGCCGCCACCAGCCAAGCCGTGAAGAATTGGAGCTCTTCCCCGGCGAGTGTCCCAAATGCGGTCTCCTCTATTCCTTCAAACCCGATGAATCCCTGTCAGCGCCGCAGGACCCGCCTGCAAAGGGTGCCTGGAAGCCGAGCCTCCTGCATCTGGGAATGGCCGTTGTGCTCATCGCCGGAAGCGCGGGTTACTTCGCGCACAGACAGGGTCTATTGGGTCTGGAAAAGCCGTTCACCGAGTCGAACCGGATGGCCGACGCCAAGCCCGAGGCATCCGCTACACCCGGTGTCCCGGTGCAAAACGGCACCTCAGCCTCCGCAATGGCTGAACAACCCGCTCCCGATGGCAACCACACCACCCCACCGCAGGCCAAAATCGTTTCACCGGCCCCGGCTCCCGGAAACGGCACGGCAGAAGGCGGGACCGCGTTGCCGGTCTTCTCCCGATCCAATGACGGAGCCACCCCGCCCACGACCGAGTCGGACCTCGGAACGAACTCGTCCGTCGCCGTTGCGGCGCTTTCGCTTCCAAAAGCCACCGCAGCGAATGCGGAGGCGCACCCGAATGCCACTTTGTCAAACACGAACGCAAATTCCGGCGACACGGTCCGGAACTCTACCGCGCCAGGCAAGAAGGATTCGAAGCCAAAATCCGATACGGCCAAAGAGGCACCCAAAGCCCCTGAGGGATCGTTCGACAAAGGCAGGCTTGTCGTCACCTCTTCCCGTCCTCTTGTCCTGTGGTTCAGGAACCAGCAGACCTACAAGGAGTTCGGTCCCTTCGAGATCAAGGCCAGAAGCGTGAAGGACATCGTCCTGCCCAAGGGCTTCTACAGCGTGGTCTATCTGGAAAACGGGAAGCGCAGACAGACGACCATGAGTTTCCTGAGCGACCAGGGACAGCTCGAGTTCTAGCCCGGACGCTCCAACGCCCTTCGGGCACAGCCTGGGGCGCGATTACGCGCTGCATGAACAAGAAAAACCCTGCGTCACGGAAAGAAAGAGTTTACCGTGACGCAGGGTTTTCTGCTTTTCTGCGATGAATGCTAGATGATTTTCTGCCGGATCTTCGTGACCACTATCTCGGCCACGATAACCACGGCAAAGATGCACAGCAGGATGAGTGCGACCTGATTCCAGCGAAAAAGGGCTATGGCCGTGTCCAGCGCCATGCCAATCCCGCCTGCGCCGACCAGACCGATAACCGCGGATTCACGCACGTTGATGTCCCACCGGAACAGGGTGATCCCCCAGAAGGCCGGTGATACCTGAGGCCAGTAAGCCTTCAGGAAAATGCTCGGCCAGGGGGCCCCCGCCGCCTTGAGCGCTTCCACCGGCCCCTTGTTGCATTCCTCCAAGGCCTCGCCCAGAAGCTTGCCGCAAAAACCGATGGACCTGAATCCGATGGCGATGGTTCCGGCCAGGGCGCCGGGACCGAAGACGGCCACGAACAGGATCGCCCAGACCAGGGTATTGACCGAACGCGAGGAAACGAGGATCAGCCGCGCCAGCCAGTTCAAGGCCGGCACGGGGGTAATGTTGCTCGCGGCCAGAAGCGCCACGGGCAAAGACATGACCAGAGCCAGAATGGTGCCCATGCCAGCTATGTGCATGCTCTCGACCAGAGCCTGATGCACGCCTTCCCGGTAGTGTCCAATGTCCGGCGGCCACATTCGGGCGAACATGTCCGCCATCTGGGTCGGGGCATCGTACAAAAACTCCGGGACGATCTGCACAGTGCGCATCGAAACGACCAGGGCGGTGACCGCAGCCAGATAGATCGCGAACCGGGCCAGACGTTGTGCCGGAGTGAAGCGTTCCCATGTGCGACTAGTCATTGAACACCGCCTTGACTATGGATGCGAGGTATTCGCCGAGCATGACGAGGATGATGATGGAGATGAGGATCGCTGCCAGAAAGTCGTAGTCGAAGCGCTGAAAAGCCGCGAACAGTGTCCCGCCGATGCCTCCCGCGCCGACAATCCCGACCATGGTCGAATTGCGGATGTTCGCGTCGAACTGGTACGTGGCGAACCCGATGAAGCGATTCAGGACCTGCGGCAGCACTGCATAAAGGATGACGCTCATGAACGGGGCTCCGGCGGCCCGGCAGGCTTCCACCGGTTTGAGGGAAATCTCCTCGATTGCTTCGGCGAAGAGCTTGCCGATGAAGCCTATGGACGCGAAAACCAGGGTCAGGATGCCTGCCAGCGGTCCAAATCCCACCGCCTTGACGAACAGGATGGCAAAGATGACCGGATGAAAGGAACGGCAGATCGCAATGAGAATGCGCGCCGGCCAGGTCGCCCAGGTCGGCATCAGGTTGCGAGAGGCGGCCAGGCCGATGGGCAGGGAAAACGCCACACCGAAAGCCGAGGCGATCACCGCGATTTCAAGCGTCTCCAGCAGGTTGCCCAGCAGCAGCGTCCAGCGCCCGAAATTGGGCGGAATCATGCTGCCCAGGAATTTTGCGCCATTCTCGAGGCCGATCACGAAACGGTCCAAAGTGATGTCCAGAGACCAGAATGCGAGCACGCAATAGCCTATAACAGCGAGCCACCCAAGACGCGCGAGCCAGTTGGGCTTGAAAGCTCTTCTGGTGTTGGCCGCGCTCATGACAACCAGTCCTCGCCGCCGTAGATCTGCTTGAGATGATCATCCGTCAGCTCAGCGGGCGGACCGTCAAACACGATGCTCCCCAGCGACATTCCTATGACCCGGTCGGCAAAGCGCTTGGCCAGGTTGACGTCGTGAATGTTGATCAGCACCGGGATGTCGTGCGCCTTGGAGAAATCGTTCAGAAGTCCCATGATTTCGACGGAAGTCTTGGGATCAAGTGACGAGGTGGGCTCATCGGCCATGATCACATCCGGATTCTGCATCACGGCCCGGGCGATGCCCACGCGCTGACGCTGCCCGCCGGACAGTGCGTCGGCACGCTCCGTGGCGAACTCGGTCAGGCCGACCATGTCGATCAGCTCGAAGGCCCGATCAATGTCGTGCTGCTCGAACTTGCGCAGCCAGGCCCTCCAGACGGGCACGAAACCGAGTCTGCCGCAAAGTACGTTCTCGATGACCGAGAGACGTTCCACCAGGTTGAACTCCTGAAAGACCATGCCCACGTGGTGCCGGGCCAGGCGCAATTCCTTGCCCGAAAGCCGCGTGATTTCGTGTCCGGCCACGGTGATGGTGCCGCTGGTGGGGTCGATGAGCCGGTTGATGCAGCGCAGCAGCGTGCTCTTGCCCGTCCCGGAGGGGCCGATGATGGCCACCGTGGAACGGCCCCTGACCTCGAAGGAGATGTTTTTGAGAACCGGCTTGCCCGGAACGTAAGCCTTGACCAGATCCTTTACGATCAGGGAACGGGAGGCATTCCCCCCGTTCCCGTTGTTGCTTGATGACGTCACGATAATGCCTTGTATGTGATTACTGCTTCTTTTCTTTCTTTTCCGCGTCCGCCTTTTCCTTGGCGATCATGGCCCTCAGGCCTTCCTCATTGTAGCTTGCGCCCGTGGCATCGGCGATATCGCGAATGACTGCCCAATCCTTCTGGTAGGTGATGGGGAAGAAACGATCCGCGCCGTCAAAGGCCTTCTTCATTTCTTCGGTGTAGCGATAGGAAAAGAACGCTTCCTTGATCTTTTCCACCAGTTCCGGGCAAAGCTGGCTGGAGTATCCGAAGGATGACGTGGGGAAGCGGGGGCTGGTGTAGATGATCCGCACCGCGCCTTCATCGACGCGACCGGCGCGCAGCATGCGCTCGTAAACGTCGGAGGCCACGGGAGCGGCGTCGTAGTCGCCATGGACGACACCCAGCACGGACTGGTCGTGCTTGCCGGAGTAGACCACGGTGTAGTCTTCGTCAGGCACGATGCCCTGGGCGGGGAACAGCGCGCGCGGAGCCAGGTTGCCGGAGTTGGAGGAAGGAGAAGTGTGCGCGACTTTCTTGCCCTTGAGATCGGCCATGGTCTGGATGGGACTGTCCTTCTTGACGACCACGATCAGGTTGTAGCCCTGAAATTCCTTTTCATCACCCTTGACGGCGATGGGCACGTAACCGGCCAGGTTCACTGCAAAGCCGGTGGGCCCGGTGGAGAAGCCGGCAATGTGCAGGCGCCCGGAGCGCATGGCCTCGACCTGAGCCGAATTGGAGTGCACGGTGTAGTAGATGACGTCCTTGCCCGTTATCTTCTTCATGTGCGCCTGAAAATCGGAA
This is a stretch of genomic DNA from Deltaproteobacteria bacterium HGW-Deltaproteobacteria-18. It encodes these proteins:
- the phnE gene encoding phosphonate ABC transporter, permease protein PhnE, whose product is MSAANTRRAFKPNWLARLGWLAVIGYCVLAFWSLDITLDRFVIGLENGAKFLGSMIPPNFGRWTLLLGNLLETLEIAVIASAFGVAFSLPIGLAASRNLMPTWATWPARILIAICRSFHPVIFAILFVKAVGFGPLAGILTLVFASIGFIGKLFAEAIEEISLKPVEACRAAGAPFMSVILYAVLPQVLNRFIGFATYQFDANIRNSTMVGIVGAGGIGGTLFAAFQRFDYDFLAAILISIIILVMLGEYLASIVKAVFND
- the phnE gene encoding phosphonate ABC transporter, permease protein PhnE; its protein translation is MTSRTWERFTPAQRLARFAIYLAAVTALVVSMRTVQIVPEFLYDAPTQMADMFARMWPPDIGHYREGVHQALVESMHIAGMGTILALVMSLPVALLAASNITPVPALNWLARLILVSSRSVNTLVWAILFVAVFGPGALAGTIAIGFRSIGFCGKLLGEALEECNKGPVEALKAAGAPWPSIFLKAYWPQVSPAFWGITLFRWDINVRESAVIGLVGAGGIGMALDTAIALFRWNQVALILLCIFAVVIVAEIVVTKIRQKII
- a CDS encoding FAD-dependent oxidoreductase → MQKKVHDVIIVGGGPAGLFAAYHLAEHASLDVLLIEKGRESLIRNCPMTEEQDCIHCKPCNILAGMGGAGLFSDGKLNFIPKLGKTDLTQFMSLGKATALIDETEAIFNRFNMDGKVYPTNIDEARSIRKEARKFGIDLLVIKQKHLGSDNLPGHITGMVDYIKSRGVTVRTKEEVVDILVEGGRVRGVTTAKGEYLAENVILAPGRVGAEWVGQLVQRHGLAVTQRGIEVGVRVEVHNEIMQDLCSIIYDPTFFVRTSKYDDLTRTFCTNYGGFIAQENYQDFVCVNGHAYMDKKSENTNFAFLSKVVLNEPVTDNQAYGESIGRLATLIGGGKPILQRFGDLKRGRRSTWNRIRNSYIEPTLKKVVCGDIAMALPERILANLVEGLEKLNQVVPGVANDETLLYAPEIKFFATQVECDENLQTAIEGLYVAGDGPGVAGNIVSAAATGLIPAKSILAKG
- the ribB gene encoding 3,4-dihydroxy-2-butanone-4-phosphate synthase, yielding MNQFSENFENTPPSVRVERALAALQQGRGVLVTDNENRENEGDLIFAAQSLTAAQMAMLIRECSGIVCLCLPEDKVRALELAPMVSNNSSRYQTAFTVSIEAAQGVTTGVSAADRVRTVQAAIADDARPADLHRPGHIFPLRACPGGVLEREGHTEATVDLMRLAGLKPCGVLCEVTNEDGTMARMPEIQEFGRRHDLPVVTIDDIKEYILASAQAAS
- a CDS encoding Cys-tRNA(Pro) deacylase translates to MTPAINAAKKAGITFVVREYDHDPSCTSYGLEAAEKLGVDPGQVFKTLVADMGGELVVAVIPVESMLGLKHLAKAAGAKKAAMADRTLVERTTGYVLGGVSPLGQKKRLRTFIDDSAQSHQAIMVSGGRRGLDIELAPEDLARMTGARFAPLAQ
- the typA gene encoding translational GTPase TypA gives rise to the protein MQKNDNIRNIAIIAHVDHGKTTLVDVMFRQSGVFRDNQAVDDRVMDSMDLERERGITIAAKNCSVRWKGVKINIVDTPGHADFGGEVERALSMVDGAVLLVDSSEGPLPQTRFVLKKALDASLPILVVVNKIDRADARPQEVLDEVYDLFIDLGADEDQLEFPVLYAIGRDGVASPVLDEPGKDLGCLFDLIVEHIPGPRFDPAAPFQMLVSDLGYSDYLGRLVIGKIKAGLLQEKADLLCMGEKDQLAFRPTKVQAYEGMQLKDQTAVEMGDIVVMAGLNKVSIGDTICLKESPVRLKRIDVDEPTVSMRFTINTSPFAGREGKIVQSRKIKDRLEKEALTNVAIQVEESEDKDSMIVKGRGEFQLAIIIETMRREGFELGVGRPEVIYKKDGGKVLEPMEHVYVDCDEAFMGVVTEKLSIRRSKLLNLVNNGSGRVRMEFSVPSRALIGYRDEFLTDTKGTGIMNSLFDGYGEYRGDFPTRFSGSLVCDRQGQAVPYALFNLEPRGRMFVRPGDAVYEGMIVGEHNRDNDIDINPCKEKKLTNMRASGKDEAIILTPVLPMTLEMALNFIRDDEMVEITPLNIRLRKIELSAQKRHSMGARKKKIEGK
- a CDS encoding two-component system response regulator — encoded protein: MSLTIEKAWMRTTRYPSENSPMTSTQHAPTTQSSATPRILLVEDNAIVAFDMQQRLQKLGYQVQGIIKSGEEAIASVSRQAPSLILMDIFLDGRIDGIEAAKAILETTQIPIIFLTGHDDEETLNRAKITETFGYIIKPAESRDLHVAIEIALYKHAAALALQKSEQQYRLLFDSMLNGFALHEVVTDNADKPRDLLFLDVNPAFASFFGLPAKDIVGRSLREISEKVEPYWIDILAKTAMTRESIRFDSFAGFVDKHFSVVAFSPQPRQVAAIFEDTTRRKDAEKHLQHRTFHDALTNLPNRALCLDRIQQGMERSQVRDDYLFAVVQIDIDRFKDVNDSLGHLVGDQLLQAIGRILLDTVSAVDTVARLGDDEFVVLLEELPSRKAGTATIKKIKSALNRTLDIENHPIHISACFGAIFGPNEYTLPEYFLQGANIALRHAQEQGLDQLRFYAPEMQDKALKKLDTETRLRNAISENEFFLALQPIFSINQSPTLSGFEALLRWKPRDKDWVPPSEFIPIAEQTGLILPIGQWVLEQSCMVLRSWAEKYPEHPLSVSVNLSARQFSDPDLVQNLFNCIRHNRINPSQLKLEITESDVMTNPEATIQKLRIMKELGMAILVDDFGTGYSSMSYLQRFPIDTLKIDRSFVTHLDKHANRVIVRTIINLAHSLGLSVVAEGIETEGQYLALKEMGCEYAQGYHFSRPILLDQVDEFICGHFNKTGALPS